One Castanea sativa cultivar Marrone di Chiusa Pesio chromosome 4, ASM4071231v1 DNA window includes the following coding sequences:
- the LOC142631465 gene encoding uncharacterized protein LOC142631465: protein MKKYLNKVKRLVQKFKEMSFVQLPREENMEVDALARAASTGGVMDEYDRIQYMPNINLPDVQQIGGGENWMSPIVYLKDGRLPEDKDEARKLKVRAAKYVLINEVLYKQGFSQPYLRCLAPDKSNYVLREVHEGACENHSGARSLVHKIVRAGYYWPTI, encoded by the coding sequence atgaagaaatacctcaacaagGTGAAGCGGCTTGTCCAAAAGTTCAAAGAaatgagttttgttcaactcccgagggaggaaaatatggaagtaGATGCCTTAGCGAGAGCAGCTTCGACAGGAGGAGTTATGGACGAGTATGACAGAATCCAATACATGCCAAACATAAACCTTCCAGATGTACAGcaaataggaggaggagaaaattggatgagtccaatagtctATCTTAAggatgggaggcttccagaagacaaggacgagGCTAGGAAGCTGAAGGTTAGGGctgccaagtacgtcctcataaatgaagtacTATACAAGCAAGGCTTTTCTCAGCCCTACCTAAGGTGTCTGGCTCCGGATAAGTCAAACTATGTGttgagggaggtccatgaaggagcatgtgagAATCACTCGGGAGCAAGATCGCTAGTTCATAAGATCGTTCGtgcaggctactactggcctacaattTAA
- the LOC142632223 gene encoding putative protein phosphatase 2C 11 yields the protein MSNRNTDTDTNTVEVEVEVEEEEEESIIDLINHTGGDSTTSSSAHVDPMAPPSPPPPTPAIVMSSRDPDAIFSGGGISFLTGNRNGSFNYGYSTFKGKRASMEDFYETRISEVDGQMVAFFGVFDGHGGSRTAEYLKNNLFKNLSSHPDFINDPKTAIVEVFKQTDADYLNEEKGQQKDAGSTATTALLLGDRLLVANVGDSRVVACRAGSAIPLSIDHKPERSDERQRIEQAGGFIIWAGTWRVGGVLAVSRAFGDKLLKPYVVAEPEIQEEEIDGVDFIIIASDGLWNVISNKDAVALVQDIPNAEEASRRLITEAYARGSSDNITSIVVRFDKS from the exons ATGAGCAACAGgaacacggacacggacacgaaCACAGTAGAAGTGGAagtagaagtagaagaagaagaagaagaatctaTCATTGATCTCATAAATCACACCGGCGGCGACTCAACCACATCCTCATCCGCCCATGTCGATCCGATGGCCCCGCCATCACCACCGCCACCTACGCCGGCCATCGTAATGTCCTCCAGAGATCCCGACGCCATCTTCAGCGGTGGCGGCATCAG CTTTCTCACTGGAAATCGAAATGGAAGTTTCAACTATGGATATTCCACTTTCAAGGGTAAAAGAGCTTCCATGGAGGATTTCTACGAGACAAGGATTTCAGAAGTTGATGGTCAGATGGTAgctttttttggtgttttcgATG GCCATGGAGGTTCGAGAACTGCTGAATACCTTAAAAACAACCTTTTCAAGAATTTAAGTAGCCACCCAGATTTTATCAATGACCCAAAGACAGCCATTG TTGAAGTATTTAAACAGACAGATGCTGATTACCTCAATGAAGAGAAAGGTCAGCAGAAAGATGCTGGTTCAACTGCAACAACTGCTTTGCTCTTAGGGGACCGTCTGCTTGTTGCAAATGTTGGTGATTCTAGAGTTGTTGCCTGTAGAGCTGGTTCAG CTATCCCATTGTCTATTGATCACAAACCTGAAAGATCTGATGAGCGCCAACGGATTGAACAGGCTGGAGGTTTCATCATTTGGGCAG GAACATGGAGGGTTGGTGGTGTTCTCGCTGTTTCTCGTGCATTTGGAGATAAACTACTCAAGCCATATGTTGTTGCTGAGCCAGAAATACAG GAAGAAGAAATCGATGGTGTAGACTTTATAATTATTGCAAGTGATGGACTTTGGAATGTCATATCAAACAAG GATGCTGTGGCTTTAGTGCAGGATATACCAAATGCAGAAGAGGCATCAAGAAGACTTATAACAGAAGCTTATGCACGAGGAAGTTCAGATAACATTACTTCTATTGTAGTTCGGTTTGATAAATCATGA